The following nucleotide sequence is from Deinococcus aerius.
ACCACAGCCGTCGCCGCTTCCGGGCCGTGCTGCGAGGTTCGCTTCGCGGTGCGCGGCGTGGAGGGCGTTGCCGTGCGCTTGAGCGTCCTCTCCGCGCCCCGGGGTGCGGGCGTGAGCCGCGGCCAGGAGGTGGGTCAGGCCCCGGGCGTGGTCCGCCTGCCACAGCCGGGCGACTACACCCTGCGGGTGACCGCCGAGGGGTACACCCCCGGCACCGTAAGCGTGACGGCGCCCAGTAACGTTCCCGTCCAGATCAACCTGACGCCCTGAACGGCAGGCGGCCGTCCCGCCCTTCCTGACCAGCCCGCGCGGACACCCCTGGTCCTCCCCGTGACACAATCGGCCCCGTGAGTGTCGTCATCCTCGACTTCGGCAGCCAGTTCACGCGCCTGATCACCCGGCGCCTGCGCGAACTCGGCGCGTACAGCGTGATCCTCCCGGGCACCGCCAGCCTGGAGCGCATCCAGCAGGAAAACCCCCAGGGCATCGTCCTCTCGGGCGGCCCCAGCAGCGTGTACGACGCGAACGCGCCCCGCCCCGCCCCCGGCGTCCTCGACCTCCCGGTGCCCATCCTGGGCGTGTGCTACGGGATGCAGTTCCTCGCGCACGAGGCGGGGGGCGACGTGCGGCGCGCGGGCAAACGCGAGTACGGCAAGGCCGACCTGACCCGCTACGGCGGTCAGCTCTTCGGGGGCATTCAGGGCGAGTTCGTCGCCTGGATGAGCCACAGCGACTCGGTGACCCAGCTTCCGCGCGGTTACGAGGTGGTCGCGGAGACGGAGGACACGCCCGTGGCGGCCATCGAGAACCCGGTGACCCGGCGCTACGGGGTGCAGTTCCACCCGGAGGTCGTCCACACGCCCAAGGGCGGGCAACTGCTGGCGAACTTCCTCGACATCTGCGGGGTCAGCCGCGACTGGAACGCCGAACACATCATCGACGAGCTGATCGCGGACGTTCAGGCGCAGGTCGGTGATGGTCGGGTCCTCCTCGCCATCAGCGGGGGCGTGGACTCCAGCACCCTCGGGCTGCTCCTCGCGCGGGCTATTGGCGACCGGCTCACCGCCGTCTTCATCGACCACGGCCTGCTGCGGCTGGGCGAGCGGGAACAGGTGGAGGCGGCGCTGCGGCCCCTCGGCGTCAACCTCGTCACGGTGGACGCCCGCGCGGAGTTCCTGGGCGCCCTTCGCGGCGTCTCCGACCCCGAGCAGAAGCGCAAGATCATCGGGCGCGAGTTCATCCGGGCCTTCGAGCGCGAGGCCAGAAAGTACGGCCCTTTCGACTTCCTCGCGCAGGGCACCCTCTACCCGGACGTGATCGAGTCGGCGGGCGGCCTCTCGGCGGACAAGTCGGGCGCGGCGAACATCAAGAGCCACCACAACGTCGGCGGCCTGCCGGAAGACCTCGCCTTCCAGCTCGTCGAGCCCTTCCGCACCCTCTTCAAGGACGAGGTGCGGGAGATCGCGCGGCTGCTGGGTCTTCCCGACCAGATTCGGATGCGCCACCCCTTCCCCGGCCCCGGCCTGGCGATTCGCTGCCTGGGCGAGGTCACCGAGGAGAAGCTCGCCATCCTCAAGCGGGTGGACGACATCTTTATTTCGGGGCTGCGCGAGTTCGGGCTGTATGACGGCTGCTCGCAGGCCCTCGCCATCCTGACGCCCATCCAGTCGGTCGGCGTGATGGGCGACGAGCGCACCTACTCCTACACCGCCGCCCTGCGCGCCGTGACCACCGACGACTTCATGACCGCCGAGTGGGCGCGGCTGCCCTACGACTTCCTTGCGACTATGAGTAACCGCATCGTCAACCACGTCCACGAGATCAACCGCGTGGTGTACGACATCACCGGCAAGCCGCCCGCCACCATCGAGTGGGAGTGAGGGCCATGACGGACAACGCCGGGCAGAAACCGGAACTCGACGGGGAGACGCTGGAATACATCCAGGCCGTGTTCGACCTCGTGCGCCTCGGGGACGCGGCGCGGCTCGCCCCCCTGCTGGACCGGGGGTTGCCCCCCAACCTGCTCAACCAGCGGGGGGACAGCCTGCTGATGCTCGCCTGCTACCACGGCCATCTGCAGGCCGCGCGGGAGCTGCTCAAACACGGGGCCGACCCCGAATTGCGGAACGACCAGGGGCAGACGCCGCTGCTGGGGGCCGTGTTCAAGGGGAACCTCCCGATGGTGCGCCTGCTCCTTGACTACGGGGCCGATGTGGAGAGCGCGGGACCGGACGGGCGGACGGCCTTGATGATGGCGGCGATGTTCAACCGGACGGAGGTGGTCGAGTTGCTGCTGGAGCGCGGGGCCGACCTTCACGCCCGGGACGCACGCGGTCTGTCGGTCCTCGACTCGGCGCGGACGATGGGGGCGCCCGATACTGCCGCCCAGGTTGAAACTTTGCTGGGGCAGACGCCGGAGCGGTAGGGGAAGTGGGGACGGTTCTAAGGGCTACGCCTTGGGAACTTCAGGTCTGCCCTTAGCTCGGCTGCGACCGAGAACACAGCCTTGATAATTCTTGAGCTTGATTGGGCTAGCTTGGGAGCCATGCGGCGTCCACAACCTGTGCGCTTCCCCCTGGAGGAGTTATGGGACGAGCGAGGTTTGGTCAGTAGGTCTTGCGAAGGCGAACTGGGAACCGAGGCGATCCGGGCTTTGCTCAAGCGTGGACAGGTACGGTTCGCGGTAGCAGATGTAGGAGTGCCTTTGCAGTGGGTGCCGAGCAACACCTGTTACGCGTTCTGGAAGGATGAAGTACAACCTCGTCTCATTGAGCCTTCTGTGGCCGAGCAGGGTGTGGCCCTCAAGGATTTGCCGGGCGAGTACGGCTACTCGGCTTCGATTTGGCAGTCGAACACAATTCCTGTCGTGCTGCTCCAGAAATGGCATTGACTCAGGCCTTCCAGAGCTGTTCTCAAATTGTTAAGGCGTAGATACCCGCACGAAATGCTCCACCGTCGGGAACGGGTCGTAGAAGTGGTGCAGCAGCGAGCGCCATTCCTGATACCCGGCACTTCCCCGAAAGCCGACCGTATGATCCTCCAGCGTCTCCCACCAAACGAGGAGGGCGTACTTGTGGTCGTCCTCCAGACACTTGTGAAGCTCGTGCCGGACGTACCCGCCCACCCTGGAGATGATGGGCTCGGCGCGGGCGAAAGCGGACTCGAACGCACCGGTCTGACCTGGGCGAACGTTCAGCAGCGCTATTTCCAGAACCATGGACTCTCCTCAGGGGGAAGAGGCGATGGAGTCCTCCCCCGCCCCTTCTCCACGGGCATCCGACTCACCTCACCGCTTCAGGAGGGCGTGTCTACGCCGCGCACCAGGACAAGCTGCCCGGTCGCCATCTGCTGCCGCAAGGGGCGAATGCGCTTGTACCCCTCCGACTCGTACCACGCGCGGGCCTGCTCCGCCGACGGAAAGGCGATGACCACGACCCGGCCCGGCGCCTCGCCCTCCAATGCCTCGGGCTGACCTCCCCGCACAAGAAACTGGCCGCCGTAGGGTTCGAGGGTCGCGGGCACCTGCTGGGAATAGGTGGGGTAGCCCTCGGGGTCGTGTACGTCAATCAGGCCGATCACGTAGGCGCTCATGCTTCCTCCTGAACTTCCGGGCTGATCGCTCTGCACAAAGAGCGAGAAGGCGGAGTTTCCCCCACCTTCTGCCCTCCATCCCCGGTTACACCGTGGTCTGGCTCACCTGGCGGCTCTTGCCCATTCCGGCGACGACCTGATTAATCACACGCAGCCACGCGCGGGCCGAAGCCTCGACCACGTCCGTCGCCACTCCAGTTCCGTGCAGCGTCGTCTCCCCGTACCGGGCGCCGATGCTGACCTCGCCGAGCGCGTCGCCGCCGCCCGTGACGGCCTGAATGCGGTAGCTCTCCAAGACGGGAGTAATGCCCGTGATGCGGTTGATCGCCTGGAAGGCGGCCTCCACCGGCCCGTCGCCGTGCGCCGTCGCCTCGACTGATCCGTCCGGGGTCTGGAGGCGGACGAAGGCCACCGGGGTCATGTTCATGCCCGAGGTGATCTGGAAGCCCTCCAGCGTGAAGGTCTGCGGCACGTCGCTGCGGCTCTCCACCAGGGCGCGCAGGTCGTCGGCGTAAATCTGCCCCTTGCGGTCGGCCATGTCCTTGAAGCGGGCGAAGAGGTGCTTGACCCGCTCCTCGTCCACCGTGTAGCCCAGATCGGTCAGCGCCTTGCGGAAGGCGGCCCGGCCCGAGTGCTTGCCCATGACGAGGACGGCGGCCTCGCGCCCGACGATCTCCGCGTTCATGATCTCGTAGGTCTCGCGCGCCTTGATGACCCCGTCCTGGTGGATGCCCGACTCGTGCGCGAAGGCGTTGTCGCCCACGACGGCCTTGTTGGGCTGAACCGGCATCCCACTCAGGCGGCTCACCATCCGGCTGGAGCGGTAGAGTTCGCGGGTGCGGATGCCCGTCTCGAAGCCGTAGTGGTCGCGGCGGGTGTGAAAGGCCATGACGATCTCCTCCAGGCTGGCGTTCCCCGCCCGCTCGCCGATGCCGTTCACCGTGCACTCGATCTGCCGCGCCCCGCCCTCCGCCGCCGCGATGGAGTTCGCCACCGCCATCCCCAGGTCGTCGTGGCAGTGGGCCGAGAGGATCACGTGAGCGGGCAGTTCGGCCCGCAGGTAGGCGAACAGGGCGCGCATCTCCTCGGGCGTGGTGTAGCCCACCGTGTCGGGCACGTTGATCGTCGTCGCGCCCGCCTCCACCGCCGCCCGGAAGATGCGCGCCAGGAACTCGCGCTCGGAGCGGGTGGCGTCCTCGGCACTGAATTCCACATCGTCCACGAAGGAGCGGGCCAGGCGCACGGCCTCGACCGCCCGCTCGACCACGGCGCCCGGCTCCAGCCCCAACTTCTTCGCCATGTGAATCGGGCTGGTGGCGATAAAGGTGTGGATGCGGGGCTTTTCGGCCAGCTCGACCGCCCGCGCCGCCGCCTCGATGTCGGCCCGGTTGGCGCGGGCCAGCCCGGCGATGATCGGCCCCCGGACCTCCCGCGCGATGCGGCTCACGCCCTCCAGGTCGCCGGGGGAGGCGATGGGGAAGCCCGCCTCGATCACGTCCACGCCCAGACGGGCGAGCTGGTGGGCGATCTCCAGCTTCTGGGTGTGGTTCAGCGCCACGCCCGGCGACTGCTCCCCGTCGCGCAGGGTGGTGTCGAAGATGCGGATACGCTGGCCGTCGGCGGGTTGCTGGGTCATGCGGGACTCCTGGGCGGGCGAGAGGGGAGGGCGACAAAGAAAAGCCCCGGAGGGTGGTTCCTCCGGGGGGTTCGGGCAGGCTCCTTGGCCGCTCACTCCACCGGAGGAACGCCAAGAAGAAGCAGGCCGAACGGATTCATGGCGCAACTGTAACGGCAGGGGGCTCCCCGGGCAAGGGGAGTCGTCTACACCAGCCGGGCTACAGCAGCCCCGCCTGCCTCAATTCGTCGCGCAGGGCGGGGAGGCGGGGTTGCCGCTCGATGACCGCCCGGACCTGCTTGGCACTGGCCTCACGCCCGATGAGCGCGGGAAGTCGGGTCAGAATCTGCGCGGCCTCGTGATACCCATTCCGGTTGCGGAGGTCAATGTGAAGCTGCGCGGCCCGCATGATCAGCGGCACGGCCCGCTCCGCGCCGAGCTGTCCGGCCAGGGTCAGGAGTTGACGCACGGGCACAGTGTCCCGTTCCTCCGCCAGCCGCAACGCCTCCTCCGTCAGCCCCTCGCGCAGCAGCAGGTCCATCAGGACTTCGGTGTGCCTCTTCTGGCGCCACAGCCGCAAGGTGATCTCCGACCGTTCTTCTTGCCAGTCCGGGCTCACGTCTTTCAGCGAGATCAGCCACTCCGGGCTGGGGGACTTCAAGACGATCTCGCGGGCCAGGGCGTGCGCTTCCTGCTTGCGTCCGGTCGCCACGTACCGCTCGAAGAGCCAGCGGCGGGTCTGCCCCTGCTCCAGGCCCTCCCGCGCCAGGGCTTCGAGGAGGGGAAGCTGGCCGTGCGCCGCGAACATGGGTTCCAGTTCGGGGAAGTGGGCGCGCCGCCCGGCCTCACGCACCGCCCGCCGCACGTCCTCGGTTCGCCCGCGTTCGAGCAGAAAATTCAGCAACTCACCGAGATCGCCGCTCGCGCGCAGGAGGGCCTCGGCCTCCTCGTCGCTCAGGTTGTCCGCCGTCAGGTGGTAGAGGGCGCGGGCGTACCCCTGCCGGACGTACTCCGAGCGTTCCCCTTTCACGAGGGTGCGGAGCAAGTTCAGCAGGGAGGCCCGCTCGTCCTCCCGCAGCGCCCCCACGAGGTCGGAGAACGCCCCGCCCTCCACATCCCACCGCCCCGACGCGACCTCGCTCTGGACGGCCTCGAAGGCGTCCTCGCGGGCCCCCTCGTCCAGCTTGCCGCTGACGAGCAGACGCTGCACCGCCGCCAGCGCCCGCGCCTGAAGGTCGTCCAGTCCCCAGTCGAAGTCCTCGTCGTAGGTGTCCTCCACCCCGTCCAGCACGGCGAGGTAGGTGTCGAGGAGTTGCCCCGCCCAGGCCGCGTCCAGCGCCTCCAGATTCTCCAGCAGGGCGTCCGCCCCCTCCAGCACGAGATCGATCGCCCCGGTGTCCGGCCCCTCGCCCTCGTGGTCCCAGTCGGGGGTGTAGGTGCGGCGGATGGCGTCGAAGGCGGCCTCGATCTGCTCACGGGCACTCCCGGCGGGCGCACTCCGGGCCGAACTCGCGTACACCAGCGCCTCCAGCTCCGGCGCCCGGTCGAGCATCCGGGCGATCAGGCGGTGGAGTTCGGGCACGCTCAGGCCGGAGAGCGCCTCCGAGAGTTCGGGGACCCCGGCGAAAGCGCGCGGGTCCTCCACCGCCCGGGCGAGCAGCGCCGCGACGTGCTTGCAGTGGCCGCCCCCTCCCACCGGGCAGGAACAGCGGGCCGACACGACCTCGCCGCCCTCCAGCGTGGCGCGCACCTGATACGGCTCCTGCCCGTAGGCCGTGCCGCGCAGCACCGTCGCCGCCCCCTCTGGCCGCGCGCTCAGCCCGGTCAGGCCGCGCACGTAGGACTGTCCCTTGCGCCACTCGTGTTCGCCGCTCCAGGCCAGGGCGTCCTGACGGCGCAAGGAGAAGGTGGTCATGGGGCCATGCTACGGGGGTATCTGCGAGTCTGGTGCCCCTCCCACGGGGTGAGCGTATCGTGAGGGGGAGGTGCCCATGGACGAGTCCACCTCGCCGTTCTGGCCGGGCGTCCCCCGCGCGGGGGGAGTGCCCGCCCACCTCGTGCCGCTGGTGGGGCGCGGGGAGGAACTCGCGGAACTCGCCGCGCTGCTGCGGCGGGAGGACGTGCCGCTGCTGACCCTGAGCGGCGCGGGGGGGACGGGCAAGACGGCGCTCGCGCTGACCCTGGTAGGGGCGCTCGCCCCCGACTTCCCGGACGGGGTGGCGGTGGTGTCGCTGGCGGCTGTCCGGGCCGACGCACCCCTCGCCCCCGTAGTGGCCCGCGCCCTGGGGTTGAAGGACGGGGCGGCGGAGCCCCTGGCGCGCGTGCGAGAGTTCCTGCGTGGCAGGCGTCTGCTGCTCCTGCTCGACAACGCCGAGCACCTGCCCGGGGTGGGGGAACTCGCGCAGGACCTGCTGCGGCACGCTCCGCACCTGACGGTCCTGGTCACGAGCCGCGTGCCCCTGGGAGTCTCGCTGGAGCGGGACTATGCCCTGGGGCCGCTCGCCCTGCCCCCACCCGGGGCGACCTTCGGGGAGCTGGCCGCCGCCCCGTCGGTCGAGCTGTTCCGGCGGCGGGCGCGGGCGGTGCGGCGCGACTTCACGCTCACGCCGGAGAATGCGCCCGCCGTGGCCGGGGTCTGCGCCCGGCTCGACGGGCTGCCGCTGGCCCTCGAACTCGCCGCCGCGCATGCCCGCACGCTCTCCCCGGAGGCGCTGCTCGGGCACCTGCACCCCAGCCTGCCCCTGCTGTCCGGCGGCCCGGCCGACCGCCCCGAGCATCAGCGTTCCGTCCGGGCGACCATCGCCTGGAGCGAGGCCCTGCTGCCGGACCCGGCGCGCGCCGTGCTGCGCGCCCTGGGTACGTTCGTGGACGGGGCCGACCTGCCCGGGGTGGCCGCCGTGACCGGCCTGGCAGAGGGGGAGGCGCTGGCCCGGCTGGAACTCCTGGTGAGCCACGGGCTCGTCCGGCCCGGCGAGAACCCGGACGGCACGCCGCGGTTCGGGCTGCTGGAGACCATCCGGGAGTACGCCCTGGAGCGGCAGGAGGCCCTGAGCGAGACGGCCAGTTGGCAGGCCCGGCACGCGCGGCATTTCCTCGCCGTGGCGCTCACCCTGGACCGGGAGGTGTGGGGCGAGCGGCAGGGGGCGGCCCTCGCCCGGCTGGAGCGCGAGCACGGCAACTTCCGGGCCGCCCTCGCCTGGGCGCTGGACCACGCCGCCCCCCTGGGCCTGCGGCTGGCCGCCGCGCTGGGCAACTTCTGGAGCGTCCACGGCCACCTCACGGAGGGCCGGGGCTGGCTGGAGCGGGCCCTGCGCCTGCCCGGGGACGAGGTCGCCCGCGCCCACGCTGCCTACGTCGCCGGGGAGATGGCGCGGATGCAGGGGGACCACGCCGAGGCCGAGCGGCACCTGAGGGAAGGGCTCGCCCTCGCCCGTGCCCGGGGGGACCGGCTGGAGGCGGCTGCGGCCCTCAACTCCCTCGGGGTGCTGGCCCACAACGCCGCCCGGCCAGAGGAGGCCCGGGCCTTCCTGACGGAGGCGCTGACCCTGTGGGAGGAGGAGCCGCGGGACTTCGGGCGGACCACGCCGCTCTTCAACCTGGGGCGGCTGGAGCTGTACTGGGGGGACGCCCAGGACGCCCTCCCGCTCCTTTCCCGGGCGCTGGCCTTCTGGCGCGAGCGCGGGAACCGGCACGGGATGGGGTACGCCCTCTACAGCCTGGGCCGCGCCCACCTGGAACGGGGGGACGCGGAACGCGGCGAGGCGCTGCTGCGGGGGAGCTTGACGTTGCGGGAGGCCATCGGCGACGAGCGGGGGGTGATCGCCTCCCTGACCGCCCTGGGGCTGGAGGCCACCCTGTGGGGGGAGCTGCCCGCCGCGTTCCCGCTGCTGGGGCAGGCCCTCTCCCGCGCCGTCCGGCTCGGCCACCGCCGCAACGTCGCCGAGGCGCTGGAGGACTTCGCCGCGCTGGCGCTCGCCTGGGGCGAGGCGGCCCGGGCGGTGCGCTGGGTGAGTGCGGCGCGGGCCGTGCGGGAGGGGGTGGGGGCGCTCCCCGCCCCGCTCGACGGGCGGCAGATCGAGCGCACCCTCCGGCGCGCCCGGGCGAAACTCAGCCGCGCGGCCTCCGCCCGGGAGTGGCAGGAGGGCGCTCTGCTCGGCCTGGGGGCGGCCGTGGCCGAGGCCCTGCAATGGCGCCCCACCCCGGCCCCGGTCCGCGCGACGGCCGGGCTGACCCGCCGGGAGCAGGAGGTGCTGCGCCTGATGGCCGCCGGGCACAGCAACCGCGAGATCGCCCGCGCCCTGGAGGTGAGCGAGAAGACGGTCGCGCGGCACGGCGAGAACCTGTTCAACAAGCTCGGGGTCAACTCCCGCGCGGCGGCCACCGCCCTCGCCGTGCGCGAGGGGCTGGTCTGACGGGCGGTGAGGTGGGGTGGTCCCGGAAGCCGAGCAGGCCGACCCCGCAGAGAAGCCACCCCGCCTCTGGGTAATTCACCCGATGCGGGGTGGGAACCCCGGGGCGCACCGTGGGGACGGAGGTGACCCATGAACGGCAAGTTCCGCCTGCTCGCCCTGTCCGCCCTCGCGTCCCTCGCCCTCGCCCAGACGCCCGGCCTGGTCGCCACGGTCTTCACCACCACCCTGGGCGAGGCGAACGTGAAGACGCCGGAGGTGTCCACCGGGGAGCTGCGGCAGATTCTGGCGGACGGGAGCGCCCTGGTGCTCGACGCGCGGCCCCACCTGGAGTGGGCGATCAGCCATATCCCCGGCGCCCTCAACGTCGCGCGCAAACCGGGGGTGAGTGACAGCCAGTACGTCAGCGACGTGCGGGAGATCGAGCGGCTCGTCGCGGGCAACCGGGGCCGGGCGCTGGTGCTCTACTGCAACGGCCCGATGTGCGGCAAGAGCAAGCGCCTGAGCGAGGACCTGCTCGCGGCGGGCTTCACTAACGTGCGCCGCTACCAGCTCGGGGCGCCCATCTGGCGGGCCCTGGGTGGCGTGATGGTCACCGAGCCGGACGGCGCGCGCTACATCGCTGCGAGTGACCGGACTGCGTGGTGGGTGGACGCCCGCGGCGAGGAGGACTTCCGGGCGGGCAGCCTGAACGGCGCCCACCACATCCCCCTGGCCGAGGTGACGAAGGCCAAGGATAACGGCAACCTCCCGATGGAAGACCACAACACGCGCCTGATCGTGTTCGGCAAGGACGCCGGGCAGGCGCGGGCGGTGGCGGAGGAGATCGCCAAGAACGCCTTTCACAACGTCTCGTTCTTCCCCGGAAGCGTGAATGACCTGCGCGCCGCACTCGCCGGACCCTCTGCCCGGGTGCCCCTCCTGGCCGCCCCCCACTGGACACCGCACCTGGAGCCCTGAAACCACGACCGGGGAGCTGTTGCCACACGAAAGCGGTCAGCCTTTCCGAGGGGGAGGGCTGACCGCTGAAAGCTAACGGCCCTTAAACCTCCAGCGCCTGCTTGTTGATGAAGGGCATCTTGTCACGCAGCTCCTTGCCCACCGTCTCCAGCAGGTGATCGCGCATCCTGCGGCGCTGCTCCTGCATATAGGGGAAGCCGCTCTCAGCGTCCTGGATGAAGCTCTGGGCGAACTTGCCGCTCTGGATATCGCCCAGCACGTTCTTCATCGTCGCCTTCGTCTCATCGGTGATGATGCGCGGGCCGGTCACGTAGTCGCCGAACTCGGCGGTGTTGGAGATGGAGTGGCGCATTCCCTCGAAGCCCTTCTCGTAGATCAGGTCCACGATCAGCTTGACCTCGTGCAGCGTCTCGAAGTAGGCGATCTCGGGCTGGTAGCCTGCCTCCACCAGCGTCTCGAAGCCCGCCTGGATCAGGTGCGTCAGCCCGCCGCAGAGAACGGACTGCTCCCCGAAGAGGTCGGTCTCCGTCTCCTCCTTGAAGGTCGTCTCCAGCACGCCCGCCCGGGTGCCGCCGATACCACGGGCGTAGGCGAGGGCGATGTCGCGGGCATTCCCGGTCGCGTCCTGCCCCACCGCGAAGATGCTGGGCATCCCCGCCCCGTCCACGTACACGCGGCGCAGCATGTGGCCGGGCCCCTTGGGGGCGACCAGGAACACGTCCACCCCGGCGGGCGGCTTGATGCGCCCGAAGTGGACGTTGAAGCCGTGCCCGAAGGCGAGCGCCTTGCCGTCCGTGAGGTTCGGCGCGATGCTCTCCTCGTACACCTTCGGCTGCGTCTCGTCGGGGATGAGCAGCATGACCACGTCCGCCTCGCGCGTCGCGTCCTCGATGCTGGTGACGCGCAGGCCCGCCTGCTCGGCCTTGGGACGGCTGGGGCTGCCCTCGCGCAGGCCGACGACCACGTTCAGGCCACTGTCCCGCAGGTTCTGCGCGTGTGCGTGCGCCTGGCTGCCGTAGCCGATGATGGCGATGAGCTTGTCCTCGATGGGGGAGAGGGAGACGTCGCGGTCGTAATACATTTTCGCGGCCATTGGGGGATTCTCCTACAAAGTGTGAGTTGGGGGGGAATGCGGGCTAGGGGAGGGTGCGTCGCGTGAACCCCTCCGGCCCTTCGGGCCACCTCCCCTTGAAAGGGAGGCTATGAAGTGCTCCTCAAGCCGTGCTTTTTGGCTCCCTTCTCAGGGGAGCTGTCAGCGAAGCTGACTGAGGGGTCTACGCAGCTAGAACAGATTCGGCACCCCCCGCGCCTTCTCCTCCCTCGGCTCGGCGCTCTCCACCACCGGCCTCAGCGCCTCGGTCTCCCCCTCGTGGTAGACGTGGCTAGGAATATCCGCGTTCGAGCCGCGCGTCAGCGCCACCCGCCCCGTCCGCATCGTCTCCAGAATCCCGAAGGATCGCATCTGCTCGATAAAGGCGGTGATCTTGCCCTCGTCGCCCGTCACCTCGAAGGTGAGCGCGTGACGGCCCACGTCCACGATGCGGGCGCGGAAGTCCTCGGCGATCTGGCGCACCTCCACCCGGCTCTCGGGCGTGATGGCGACCTTCACGAGGACGAGTTCGCGGTCCACGAACTTCTCCAGGCTGTGGTCGATGATCTTGACCACGTCGTGCAGCTTCTCAAGCTGTCGCATGGCCTGCTCGACCACACCGCGGTCGCCGGTCACCACGAAGGTCATGCGGCTGAGGCCGGGGTGTTCGGTCGAGCCGACGCTGAGGCTCCGAATGTTGTACCCGCGCCGCCCGAAGAGGGAGGTGATGCGGGTCAGGACGCGCGGCTCGTCGCGCACGATGGCGGAGACGAGGTGATCTTTGGGGGCGGGGTCAAAGGGGGCCGTCATGCGTTCTTCGCCTCCTCGGCGGCGGCGTTCTTCTCGATGCCGGGGGTGGGGCGGGGGGGTTCGGTCTCGATCATCTCGCTCAGGGCGGCCCCGGCAGGCACCATCGGGAAGACGCCGTGCTCGTTGGGCACCACGATTTCCAACAGCGAACTCTTGGGGTCGTTCAGCCAGGCGTCGATGGCCCCCGGCAGCTCCTCGGCGCGGTCGGCGCGGTAGGCGGGCACCCCGTAGGCATCGGCAAGCTTCAGGAAGTCGGGGTTGGAGTCGCCCAGCCAGACCTCCGAGTAGCGGCGCTCGTGGAAGAGTTCCTGCCACTGGCGGACCA
It contains:
- a CDS encoding antibiotic biosynthesis monooxygenase family protein, producing the protein MVLEIALLNVRPGQTGAFESAFARAEPIISRVGGYVRHELHKCLEDDHKYALLVWWETLEDHTVGFRGSAGYQEWRSLLHHFYDPFPTVEHFVRVSTP
- a CDS encoding DUF1330 domain-containing protein, with translation MSAYVIGLIDVHDPEGYPTYSQQVPATLEPYGGQFLVRGGQPEALEGEAPGRVVVIAFPSAEQARAWYESEGYKRIRPLRQQMATGQLVLVRGVDTPS
- a CDS encoding SWIM zinc finger family protein codes for the protein MTTFSLRRQDALAWSGEHEWRKGQSYVRGLTGLSARPEGAATVLRGTAYGQEPYQVRATLEGGEVVSARCSCPVGGGGHCKHVAALLARAVEDPRAFAGVPELSEALSGLSVPELHRLIARMLDRAPELEALVYASSARSAPAGSAREQIEAAFDAIRRTYTPDWDHEGEGPDTGAIDLVLEGADALLENLEALDAAWAGQLLDTYLAVLDGVEDTYDEDFDWGLDDLQARALAAVQRLLVSGKLDEGAREDAFEAVQSEVASGRWDVEGGAFSDLVGALREDERASLLNLLRTLVKGERSEYVRQGYARALYHLTADNLSDEEAEALLRASGDLGELLNFLLERGRTEDVRRAVREAGRRAHFPELEPMFAAHGQLPLLEALAREGLEQGQTRRWLFERYVATGRKQEAHALAREIVLKSPSPEWLISLKDVSPDWQEERSEITLRLWRQKRHTEVLMDLLLREGLTEEALRLAEERDTVPVRQLLTLAGQLGAERAVPLIMRAAQLHIDLRNRNGYHEAAQILTRLPALIGREASAKQVRAVIERQPRLPALRDELRQAGLL
- a CDS encoding ATP-binding protein, which produces MDESTSPFWPGVPRAGGVPAHLVPLVGRGEELAELAALLRREDVPLLTLSGAGGTGKTALALTLVGALAPDFPDGVAVVSLAAVRADAPLAPVVARALGLKDGAAEPLARVREFLRGRRLLLLLDNAEHLPGVGELAQDLLRHAPHLTVLVTSRVPLGVSLERDYALGPLALPPPGATFGELAAAPSVELFRRRARAVRRDFTLTPENAPAVAGVCARLDGLPLALELAAAHARTLSPEALLGHLHPSLPLLSGGPADRPEHQRSVRATIAWSEALLPDPARAVLRALGTFVDGADLPGVAAVTGLAEGEALARLELLVSHGLVRPGENPDGTPRFGLLETIREYALERQEALSETASWQARHARHFLAVALTLDREVWGERQGAALARLEREHGNFRAALAWALDHAAPLGLRLAAALGNFWSVHGHLTEGRGWLERALRLPGDEVARAHAAYVAGEMARMQGDHAEAERHLREGLALARARGDRLEAAAALNSLGVLAHNAARPEEARAFLTEALTLWEEEPRDFGRTTPLFNLGRLELYWGDAQDALPLLSRALAFWRERGNRHGMGYALYSLGRAHLERGDAERGEALLRGSLTLREAIGDERGVIASLTALGLEATLWGELPAAFPLLGQALSRAVRLGHRRNVAEALEDFAALALAWGEAARAVRWVSAARAVREGVGALPAPLDGRQIERTLRRARAKLSRAASAREWQEGALLGLGAAVAEALQWRPTPAPVRATAGLTRREQEVLRLMAAGHSNREIARALEVSEKTVARHGENLFNKLGVNSRAAATALAVREGLV
- a CDS encoding 2-isopropylmalate synthase, which encodes MTQQPADGQRIRIFDTTLRDGEQSPGVALNHTQKLEIAHQLARLGVDVIEAGFPIASPGDLEGVSRIAREVRGPIIAGLARANRADIEAAARAVELAEKPRIHTFIATSPIHMAKKLGLEPGAVVERAVEAVRLARSFVDDVEFSAEDATRSEREFLARIFRAAVEAGATTINVPDTVGYTTPEEMRALFAYLRAELPAHVILSAHCHDDLGMAVANSIAAAEGGARQIECTVNGIGERAGNASLEEIVMAFHTRRDHYGFETGIRTRELYRSSRMVSRLSGMPVQPNKAVVGDNAFAHESGIHQDGVIKARETYEIMNAEIVGREAAVLVMGKHSGRAAFRKALTDLGYTVDEERVKHLFARFKDMADRKGQIYADDLRALVESRSDVPQTFTLEGFQITSGMNMTPVAFVRLQTPDGSVEATAHGDGPVEAAFQAINRITGITPVLESYRIQAVTGGGDALGEVSIGARYGETTLHGTGVATDVVEASARAWLRVINQVVAGMGKSRQVSQTTV
- the guaA gene encoding glutamine-hydrolyzing GMP synthase — protein: MSVVILDFGSQFTRLITRRLRELGAYSVILPGTASLERIQQENPQGIVLSGGPSSVYDANAPRPAPGVLDLPVPILGVCYGMQFLAHEAGGDVRRAGKREYGKADLTRYGGQLFGGIQGEFVAWMSHSDSVTQLPRGYEVVAETEDTPVAAIENPVTRRYGVQFHPEVVHTPKGGQLLANFLDICGVSRDWNAEHIIDELIADVQAQVGDGRVLLAISGGVDSSTLGLLLARAIGDRLTAVFIDHGLLRLGEREQVEAALRPLGVNLVTVDARAEFLGALRGVSDPEQKRKIIGREFIRAFEREARKYGPFDFLAQGTLYPDVIESAGGLSADKSGAANIKSHHNVGGLPEDLAFQLVEPFRTLFKDEVREIARLLGLPDQIRMRHPFPGPGLAIRCLGEVTEEKLAILKRVDDIFISGLREFGLYDGCSQALAILTPIQSVGVMGDERTYSYTAALRAVTTDDFMTAEWARLPYDFLATMSNRIVNHVHEINRVVYDITGKPPATIEWE
- a CDS encoding ankyrin repeat domain-containing protein, with translation MTDNAGQKPELDGETLEYIQAVFDLVRLGDAARLAPLLDRGLPPNLLNQRGDSLLMLACYHGHLQAARELLKHGADPELRNDQGQTPLLGAVFKGNLPMVRLLLDYGADVESAGPDGRTALMMAAMFNRTEVVELLLERGADLHARDARGLSVLDSARTMGAPDTAAQVETLLGQTPER